From Arachis stenosperma cultivar V10309 chromosome 2, arast.V10309.gnm1.PFL2, whole genome shotgun sequence, one genomic window encodes:
- the LOC130960614 gene encoding probable polygalacturonase, producing MRIEGMRLVCGLIVVIVLLNSKKSESRRSKIGSRSNSFEYNAINCRAHSASLVDYGGVGDGKTSNTKAFENAIRKLSEYESKGGAQLYVPAGKWLTGSFNLISHFTLYLHQDAVLLASQDMNEWPVIKPLPSYGRGRDAAAGRYTSLIFGTNLTDVIITGDNGTIDGQGAFWWQQFHKKKLKYTRPYLIELMFSDNIQISNLTLLNSPSWHVHPTYSSNIIIKGITINAPVTSPNTDGINPDSCTNTRIEDCYIVSGDDCVAVKSGWDEYGIKFGMPTKQLAIRRLTCISPYSATIALGSEMSGGIEDVRAEDITAINTESGVRIKTAVGRGGYVKDIYVKRMYLHTMKWAFWMTGNYGSHADSHYDPNALPEIKGINYRDVVAENVSMAARLEGISKDPFTGICMANVTIGLAAKHKKQPWTCTDIQGVTSGVTPQPCDLLPDQGPKKITACDFPPENLPIDMVELKKCSYTMKHA from the exons ATGAGGATAGAA GGTATGAGGCTAGTTTGTGGTTTGATTGTGGTGATTGTGTTGCTGAATTCAAAGAAAAGTGAGAGCAGAAGATCAAAGATTGGTTCTAGAAGCAATTCATTTGAGTACAATGCTATAAACTGCAGAGCACACAGTGCATCATTGGTTGATTATGGAGGAGTTGGTGATGGAAAAACATCAAACACAAAGGCATTTGAAAATGCAATCAGAAAACTGAGTGAGTATGAATCCAAAGGTGGTGCTCAGCTCTACGTTCCTGCTGGAAAATGGCTCACTGGAAGCTTCAATCTCATTAGTCACTTCACTTTGTATTTGCATCAAGATGCTGTTCTTCTTGCTTCTCAG GATATGAATGAGTGGCCTGTgatcaaaccactaccatcttATGGAAGAGGAAGAGATGCTGCAGCTGGAAGATACACCAGCCTCATATTTGGAACAAACCTCACTGATGTCATTATCACAG GAGACAATGGCACCATAGATGGTCAAGGTGCATTTTGGTGGCAACAATTTCAcaagaaaaaattgaaatacACTCGCCCTTACTTAATTGAATTAATGTTCTCAGACAATATTCAAATCTCAAATCTAACACTCCTAAATTCACCATCATGGCATGTTCATCCAACTTATAGCAg CAACATTATTATTAAAGGCATCACCATCAATGCTCCTGTCACATCTCCAAACACTGATGGAATTAACCCAG ATTCTTGCACAAACACCAGAATTGAAGATTGCTACATAGTTTCTGGAGATGATTGTGTAGCAGTGAAGAGTGGCTGGGATGAATATGGAATAAAGTTTGGTATGCCAACAAAACAACTTGCAATTAGAAGACTCACTTGCATTTCACCATACAGTGCTACCATTGCCTTAGGAAGTGAAATGTCCGGCGGAATCGAAGACGTTAGAGCCGAAGACATCACGGCGATCAACACAGAATCCGGTGTCAGGATCAAGACGGCTGTAGGGAGAGGAGGGTATGTTAAGGACATCTATGTCAAAAGAATGTACCTTCACACAATGAAATGGGCATTCTGGATGACTGGTAACTATGGCTCCCATGCTGATAGCCACTATGATCCGAATGCATTGCCTGAGATCAAAGGTATCAACTATAGAGATGTTGTTGCTGAGAATGTGAGCATGGCTGCAAGATTGGAAGGGATATCTAAAGACCCTTTTACTGGAATTTGCATGGCCAATGTCACAATTGGTTTGGCTGCAAAGCATAAGAAGCAGCCATGGACTTGCACTGATATTCAAGGGGTTACTAGTGGTGTGACTCCTCAACCATGTGATTTGTTACCTGATCAGGGTCCAAAGAAGATCACAGCTTGTGATTTTCCACCTGAGAATTTACCTATTGATATGGTGGAACTCAAGAAATGTAGTTACACCATGAAACATGCATAA
- the LOC130960615 gene encoding mitogen-activated protein kinase homolog MMK2, whose product MSVDSAEHSIRGVATHGGRYVQYNIYGNLFEVSTKYVPPIRPVGRGAYGIVCAAVNAETGEEVAIKKVGNAFDNRIDAKRTLREIKLLRHMDHENVMSIKDIIRPPQKENFNDVYIVSELMDTDLHQIIRSNQPLTDDHCRYFLYQLLRGLKYVHSANVLHRDLKPSNLLLNANCDLKIADFGLARTTSETDFMTEYVVTRWYRAPELLLNCSEYTAAIDIWSVGCILGEIMTRQPLFPGRDYVHQLRLITELVGSPDDASLGFLRSDNARRYVKQLPQCPKQNFSAKFPNISAGAIDLLEKMLIFDPSKRITVDEALCHPYMAPLHDINEEPVCLRPFSFDFEQPSFTEEDIKELIWRESLKFNPDPPIY is encoded by the exons ATGTCTGTTGATTCAGCTGAGCATAGCATACGAGGTGTAGCCACTCATGGTGGACGCTATGTTCAGTACAACATCTATGGCAACCTCTTTGAGGTTTCTACAAAGTATGTCCCTCCTATTCGCCCTGTTGGAAGAGGTGCTTATGGTATTGTTTG TGCTGCTGTAAATGCCGAGACAGGTGAGGAAGTTGCCATTAAGAAGGTTGGCAATGCATTTGACAACAGAATAGATGCCAAAAGGACCTTAAGAGAAATTAAGCTTCTTCGGCACATGGATCATGAAAAT GTGATGTCCATTAAGGATATTATTCGACCTCCACAGAAGGAGAACTTCAACGATGTTTACATTGTTTCTGAGTTAATGGACACAGATCTACATCAAATAATACGTTCCAATCAACCGTTGACTGATGATCATTGTCGG TATTTTCTATATCAGTTGTTACGAGGGCTCAAATATGTACATTCGGCGAATGTTTTGCACCGTGATCTAAAGCCTAGTAACTTGCTACTGAATGCCAATTGTGACCTTAAGATTGCAGACTTTGGTCTTGCTAGAACTACCTCTGAAACTGATTTTATGACCGAGTATGTGGTTACTCGATGGTATCGAGCTCCGGAGTTGCTTCTTAACTGTTCTGAATATACAGCAGCTATTGATATATGGTCGGTTGGTTGCATACTCGGTGAAATCATGACAAGGCAGCCCCTCTTTCCGGGGAGAGATTATGTTCATCAGCTGAGACTGATCACAGAG CTGGTAGGTTCACCTGACGATGCCAGCCTCGGATTTCTTCGAAGTGATAATGCTCGTAGATATGTAAAACAGCTTCCACAATGTCCAAAGCAAAATTTTTCTGCTAAATTTCCCAACATTTCTGCTGGTGCCATTGATTTGCTAGAAAAGATGCTCATCTTTGATCCAAGCAAGCGCATTACAG TTGATGAAGCTTTGTGCCATCCTTACATGGCACCACTCCATGATATTAATGAGGAACCTGTTTGTCTAAGACCGTTCAGTTTCGACTTTGAGCAACCGTCATTCACTGAAGAAGACATCAAGGAACTCATCTGGAGAGAATCTTTGAAGTTCAATCCTGATCCACCAATTTACTGA
- the LOC130960970 gene encoding protein BPS1, chloroplastic-like produces MSRAQDPHPNKSFFPFGNPFRMISPKGSRLSPQQLTILHEFEAKLAERLRKLTPKSKDEILSFTWMTSAMASIRETHSDVLTLIADLKLPVTDWDDKWKDVYLDISVKLLDICNAFSSEISRLNQSNLSVKCALHSLESASPKHFIRACSSLDSWRQLTNSRNPRIEKCLTVLDDLVGSLDLPKVKNSAKGKALMQAMYGVKVQTVFVCSVFAAAFSASPKKLLNLDVADVYSWAPAFRSLQTFVNEEIRVRFSSGRFSVLNELEAIDASVKELYPIIQGSVDTVKMESYQHNVHKLSNASGNLSQGLDLLAKEVDGFFQVVLTSRDTLLSNLRPDKIVNERVHGSKVDQLVH; encoded by the coding sequence ATGAGCCGTGCACAGGATCCACACCCTAACAAATCCTTTTTCCCCTTTGGTAATCCTTTTCGGATGATATCACCTAAAGGATCTCGCCTGTCTCCACAACAACTAACAATATTACACGAGTTTGAGGCAAAGTTGGCTGAGCGGCTGAGAAAGCTCACACCCAAAAGCAAGGATGAAATCCTCAGCTTCACTTGGATGACATCAGCTATGGCATCGATTCGTGAAACTCATAGTGATGTACTAACCCTTATAGCAGATCTCAAGCTGCCTGTGACTGACTGGGACGACAAATGGAAGGATGTGTACTTGGACATAAGTGTGAAGTTGCTAGATATTTGCAATGCATTTAGCTCTGAGATCTCACGTCTGAACCAATCTAATCTTTCAGTTAAGTGTGCGCTGCATAGTTTGGAGTCTGCATCTCCAAAGCATTTTATTCGTGCTTGTTCGTCACTTGATAGCTGGAGGCAGCTTACTAATTCTAGGAACCCCAGAATTGAGAAATGTCTTACCGTTTTGGATGATCTTGTGGGATCACTTGATCTGCCCAAGGTTAAAAATTCTGCCAAGGGTAAGGCCTTGATGCAAGCCATGTATGGAGTCAAGGTGCAGACAGTGTTTGTTTGCAGCGTGTTTGCCGCAGCTTTCTCAGCCTCACCAAAGAAGTTGCTGAACTTGGATGTCGCTGACGTGTATTCCTGGGCTCCAGCATTCAGAAGTTTGCAGACTTTTGTAAATGAGGAAATTAGAGTTAGATTTTCCAGTGGCAGATTTTCTGTGTTGAATGAGTTGGAAGCTATTGATGCCTCCGTGAAGGAATTGTACCCTATAATCCAGGGTAGTGTAGATACAGTGAAGATGGAATCATATCAACATAATGTTCacaagttgagcaatgcatcaGGGAATCTTTCACAAGGACTAGATCTTCTTGCTAAGGAGGTGGATGGATTCTTCCAAGTAGTTCTAACTAGCCGTGACACTTTGTTGTCAAATTTGAGGCCAGATAAAATTGTAAATGAGAGAGTACATGGGAGTAAGGTAGATCAGCTAGTGCACTAA
- the LOC130960715 gene encoding putative disease resistance protein At3g14460 → MAGALVGGALLSGFINVIFDRFITTDAVNLVLGKKLGPDLVERLKISLLAAEALVGDAEFKQLDNPSVREWLNSLRDAVYVADDLLDAVLTKAATQKEVRSFWPISFLDRDRKIVDKMEGVVRRIEFLVKQKDFLGLEKSSYRDFLSWRISSTSLVEGNILGREKDQQEIIKILNDNREHQLSVIPIVGIGGVGKTTLAQWLYNNDKLMEGFQVKEWVCVSEDFNVVQVTKNIIGQTACNVEDFNSLQLELKEKLSEKKFFIVLDDVWSDDGDVWKKFRTPFQYGVKGSTILVTTRVKEVASVVQTCPPYILSELSEDCCWSVFANNVCFPESNGHPKLEEIGRKIVKKCKGLPLAAETLGSLLRTKHDVKEWEAVLVSDIWEFSVKNSKIIPALLISYFHLPAHLKRCFVYCSLYPKDHCFYKDELILLWMAEDLLRPPNRGESLLEVGRKCFDELASRLFFKRPDHYAPENFVMHDLLHDLALFLAGDFYGRFEELGDAVNVYTRTRHLSYESSNLVSENFSSISKVESLRTFLSTNVFSKSDNIDDVTCTPIWKLKYLRVLSLASFKALDVLPRLIGKLTYLRYLDLSETCIRTLPESLCDLYNLQTLKLGWCSSLTKLPNGMHKLVNLQHLDILGTDLKEMPRGMSKLQHLHTLSYFIVGKHKGNGIQELELLNLHGFFQIKKLENVLDVKEARSARIIDKKNIDDLILEWSSGDYIVSRTQTERDILDSLQPHHGLEVLRIRGYKGTIFPNWMGYCSYQNMTDVSLESCKNCCMLPSLGQLPSLKSLHIEGFDQLRSIGMEFYKNEGDHHSSLPALFPSLEILDFNKMPCWEVWHLPDSETFPRLTKLQIRDCPVLKGDMLGRVFLRIISSLWDVSKVRRLSIRTDYYERESDMSLIGEDKVLIKGCESMLKFVLQAMSVNHLSCLKDIYISGWSLDVLFRDNCVLKSLQTLRIGGCSKLEFPQQQQKYSLVELCIQGPCESLTSLSLDDFPNLKTLTISECKNLESVSLSEPSHAALQRLTIFKCRNFVSFTGKGLAAPNLTRLEVSFCTKLKALPHDMNTLLPSLQSLEIEGCWEIGRLPEAGLPPNLKQLIIGKQWRGLSSMRNLDTLTHLIIYGSGSENVKSFPEAGSLPHLPSLTTLKISGFSNLETLECNQLLCLTSLQHLIIERCWELENIAGEKLPSSLLLLQIDYCHLVGEHCKNKHQQIWPKIFHIPSIEVGTRELLLERTDRYSLSGKRMQMGRISPYV, encoded by the coding sequence ATGGCTGGTGCACTTGTTGGGGGAGCTTTGCTCTCTGGCTTCATTAACGTTATCTTTGACAGGTTCATTACAACAGATGCGGTCAACCTGGtcttgggcaagaagcttggtcCTGACTTAGTTGAAAGGCTGAAGATTTCTCTGCTTGCTGCTGAAGCTCTGGTTGGTGATGCTGAGTTCAAGCAATTGGACAATCCTTCTGTGAGGGAGTGGCTTAACAGTCTGAGGGATGCTGTTTATGTGGCTGATGACTTGCTGGACGCTGTCCTCACCAAAGCCGCCACTCAAAAGGAGGTACGTTCTTTCTGGCCTATTAGCTTCCTCGACCGGGATAGGAAGATTGTAGATAAGATGGAAGGGGTGGTTAGAAGAATAGAATTTCTTGTAAAACAAAAAGATTTCCTTGGTCTTGAAAAGAGTTCCTATAGGGACTTTTTGTCATGGAGAATTTCATCCACATCTCTGGTGGAAGGTAATATCCTTGGCAGGGAAAAGGACCAacaggaaatcatcaagatacTAAATGATAACAGAGAACATCAGTTGTCTGTGATTCCCATTGTGGGCATAGGTGGGGTTGGCAAAACAACTTTAGCACAATGGCTGTACAATAATGACAAGTTGATGGAGGGGTTTCAAGTCAAAGAATGGGTTTGTGTCTCTGAAGACTTTAATGTTGTTCAGGTTACAAAGAATATTATAGGTCAAACTGCTTGTAATGTAGAGGATTTCAATTCACTTCAACTTGAACTGAAGGAAAAGTTGTCTGAAAAGAAGTTCTTTATTGTGTTAGACGATGTTTGGAGTGATGATGGTGATGTCTGGAAGAAATTTAGAACCCCCTTTCAATATGGGGTAAAGGGAAGTACAATTCTTGTAACAACTCGTGTCAAAGAGGTTGCCTCTGTAGTCCAAACTTGTCCCCCTTACATTCTCAGTGAGTTGTCTGAGGATTGTTGTTGGTCAGTGTTTGCAAACAATGTTTGTTTTCCAGAATCAAATGGGCATCCAAAACTAGAAGAAATCGGTAGAAAGATAGTCAAGAAGTGTAAGGGGTTGCCATTAGCTGCAGAGACACTTGGAAGCTTGTTGCGAACAAAACATGATGTTAAGGAATGGGAAGCTGTATTAGTAAGTGATATTTGGGAATTTTCTGTGAAAAACAGTAAAATTATTCCAGCATTGTTAATCAGTTACTTTCATCTTCCTGCACATTTAAAACGTTGTTTTGTTTATTGTTCATTGTATCCCAAAGATCATTGTTTTTATAAAGATGAACTAATTTTGCTATGGATGGCCGAAGATCTTTTAAGGCCACCAAATAGAGGAGAGAGTTTATTAGAAGTTGGTAGAAAATGTTTTGATGAACTAGCTTCTAGGTTGTTTTTCAAAAGACCTGATCACTATGCTCCTGAGAACTTTGTGATGCATGACCTTTTACATGATTTAGCATTGTTCCTTGCTGGAGACTTCTATGGTAGATTTGAAGAGCTTGGTGATGCAGTGAATGTGTATACTCGAACTCGTCATTTGTCTTATGAAAGTTCGAATCTAGTCTCAGAAAATTTTAGTTCCATCAGTAAAGTTGAATCTTTGAGGACATTTTTGTCAACTAATGTCTTTTCAAAGTCAGATAACATTGATGATGTAACATGTACTCCAATATGGAAGCTCAAATATTTGAGAGTTTTGTCACTTGCATCGTTCAAAGCACTTGATGTATTGCCTCGTCTAATAGGTAAATTAACCTATTTGCGTTACTTGGATCTCTCTGAGACATGTATTAGGACACTGCCAGAATCATTGTGTGACTTGTACAATCTACAAACATTGAAGCTGGGATGGTGTTCTAGTTTGACTAAGTTACCCAATGGCATGCATAAACTTGTGAATTTGCAACATCTCGATATTTTGGGTACTGATTTGAAAGAAATGCCAAGAGGAATGAGCAAATTGCAACACCTGCACACATTAAGCTACTTTATCGTGGGCAAGCATAAAGGTAATGGAATCCAGGAATTAGAGCTATTAAATCTTCATGGATTCTTTCAGATTAAAAAATTGGAGAATGTCCTTGATGTGAAAGAAGCAAGGAGTGCAAGGATAATAGATAAGAAGAACATTGACGACTTAATATTGGAATGGTCTTCAGGTGATTATATAGTTTCAAGAACACAAACTGAAAGAGATATACTCGACAGCTTGCAACCGCACCATGGCTTGGAAGTGTTGCGAATCAGGGGATACAAGGGTACAATATTTCCAAATTGGATGGGGTATTGTTCTTACCAAAACATGACTGATGTGTCTCTGGAGTCTTGCAAGAATTGTTGCATGTTGCCTTCACTTGGACAGCTGCCATCTCTTAAGTCCCTGCACATCGAAGGTTTCGATCAGCTGAGGAGTATTGGCATGGAGTTTTACAAGAATGAAGGCGATCATCATTCTTCGCTTCCTGCACTGTTTCCCTCATTGGAGATTTTGGATTTCAATAAGATGCCATGTTGGGAGGTGTGGCACTTACCTGACTCGGAAACTTTTCCTCGACTCACGAAGCTTCAGATAAGAGATTGTCCGGTGTTAAAGGGAGATATGCTTGGCCGGGTATTCTTGAGAATCATTTCTTCTTTGTGGGATGTTTCAAAAGTTCGCAGACTAAGTATACGTACGGATTATTATGAAAGAGAGTCTGATATGTCACTTATTGGGGAGGATAAGGTATTAATTAAGGGATGTGAATCTATGCTGAAGTTTGTACTTCAGGCAATGAGTGTCAACCATCTAAGTTGCCTCAAAGATATCTATATCTCAGGTTGGTCGCTTGATGTACTCTTCCGGGACAATTGTGTACTCAAATCTTTGCAAACTCTGAGAATAGGGGGATGCAGCAAGCTGGAATTCCCCCAGCAACAGCAGAAATACAGTTTAGTAGAGCTATGCATACAAGGACCCTGTGAGTCACTGACCTCATTGTCGTTGGATGACTTCCCCAATCTTAAGACTCTCACTATATCAGAGTGCAAGAATCTGGAATCAGTTTCATTGTCAGAGCCATCACATGCTGCTCTTCAACGTCTCACCATCTTTAAATGCCGCAATTTTGTGTCATTCACAGGAAAAGGACTGGCTGCACCCAACTTGACTCGTCTTGAGGTCAGCTTCTGCACCAAGTTGAAGGCATTGCCACATGATATGAATACTCTTCTCCCAAGTTTACAGTCTCTCGAGATAGAGGGCTGCTGGGAAATTGGTAGGTTACCAGAGGCTGGTTTGCCACCTAACCTGAAACAGCTTATTATTGGGAAACAATGGAGGGGTCTATCATCGATGCGCAACTTGGACACCCTCACTCATCTTATCATTTATGGTTCTGGCAGTGAGAATGTGAAGTCATTCCCTGAGGCCGGTTCGCTGCCTCACCTTCCCTCTCTTACCACTTTGAAGATCAGTGGGTTTAGTAATTTGGAGACATTAGAGTGCAACCAACTTCTCTGTCTCACCTCCCTCCAACATTTAATAATTGAACGATGTTGGGAACTGGAGAATATAGCAGGAGAAAAGCTGCCTTCCTCTCTCTTACTACTTCAAATTGACTATTGTCATTTGGTGGGAGAACACTGCAAGAACAAGCATCAACAAATTTGGCCC